A region of uncultured Carboxylicivirga sp. DNA encodes the following proteins:
- the map gene encoding type I methionyl aminopeptidase, translating into MIYLKTDEEIELMRESNMIVAKTLGEIAKVIKPGVSTLELDKIAETFIRDNGGTPAFLNYQGFPNTLCTSVNDQVVHGIPNNKPLMEGDVVSVDCGALKNGFFGDSAYTFMVGNVDPEVKALLEATKASLYKGIEQALENNRLGDVGYAIQKYTEDLGYSVVREMVGHGIGQNLHEAPEVPNYGRKGNGTKLKAGMVIAIEPMINMGKRQIVQENDGWTIRTADKKVSAHYEHTVAIRKGEADVLSSFKFVEEVLTLRSEK; encoded by the coding sequence ATGATTTATTTAAAGACTGACGAAGAAATAGAGTTAATGCGTGAAAGCAACATGATTGTTGCGAAAACGCTTGGTGAGATAGCGAAGGTAATCAAGCCAGGAGTTTCTACGTTAGAACTAGATAAAATAGCGGAGACCTTCATTAGGGATAATGGAGGTACTCCTGCCTTTTTAAATTACCAGGGATTTCCTAATACGCTTTGTACCTCGGTTAATGACCAGGTTGTACACGGAATTCCTAACAACAAACCTTTAATGGAAGGTGACGTTGTTTCGGTTGATTGTGGAGCCCTTAAAAACGGTTTCTTTGGTGATTCTGCTTATACTTTTATGGTTGGCAATGTTGACCCTGAAGTAAAAGCACTTTTAGAAGCAACTAAAGCATCGTTGTATAAGGGTATTGAACAGGCATTAGAGAATAACCGTCTGGGTGATGTTGGATATGCTATTCAAAAATACACTGAAGATTTAGGTTATTCTGTAGTTCGTGAAATGGTGGGCCATGGTATTGGTCAGAATTTACACGAAGCACCTGAAGTTCCCAATTATGGCCGAAAGGGTAATGGAACCAAATTAAAAGCAGGTATGGTGATTGCCATCGAACCAATGATCAATATGGGCAAGCGTCAAATTGTTCAGGAAAACGATGGATGGACCATCAGAACTGCCGATAAAAAGGTTTCTGCTCATTATGAACATACTGTAGCAATAAGAAAAGGTGAAGCTGATGTACTTTCTAGTTTTAAATTTGTAGAAGAAGTATTAACTTTGCGGTCTGAAAAATAA
- the secY gene encoding preprotein translocase subunit SecY — protein MKLFETIRNIWKIEELKSRILTTLVYLLIYRLGSFVVLPGIDPTELSALKDQTRDGVLGLLDMFSGGAFSNASIFALGIMPYISASIVIQLMGIAVPYFQRLQREGESGRRKINQITRYLTVVILLVQGPGFIANLRAQSASAIVEDGFGFFATSIIILTAGTMFVMWLGERITDKGIGNGISLIIMIGIIARLPQNLIAEFVSRLEASSGSGGLVMLLIEFVVLFFVFAGTILLVQGTRRIPVQYAKRIVGNKQYGGVRQYIPLKVNAAGVMPIIFAQAIMFIPVTFAGFVDSEAATGFAAIFANFTGFWYNLIFALMIIAFTYFYTAITINPTQMAEDMKRNGGFIPGIKPGRKTVEFLDSVMSKITLPGSVLLAIVAILPAFAMMAGVDQGFAHFYGGTSLLILVGVVLDTLQQIESHLLMRHYDGLTKTGRIMGRSSGGAAIY, from the coding sequence ATGAAACTATTCGAAACCATCCGCAACATCTGGAAAATTGAGGAGTTAAAATCCCGAATCCTGACAACATTAGTGTATTTATTAATTTACCGTTTGGGTTCCTTTGTGGTTCTTCCAGGGATTGATCCTACTGAATTATCCGCTCTTAAAGATCAAACTAGAGACGGAGTACTTGGACTTCTTGATATGTTTTCTGGAGGTGCATTTTCTAATGCTTCAATTTTTGCATTAGGAATTATGCCTTACATCTCTGCTTCTATCGTAATTCAATTAATGGGTATAGCAGTACCTTATTTTCAACGTTTACAACGCGAAGGCGAAAGTGGACGAAGAAAAATTAATCAGATTACACGATACCTTACTGTTGTGATTTTGCTTGTTCAGGGTCCTGGTTTTATTGCCAACCTTAGAGCTCAATCTGCCAGTGCCATAGTAGAGGATGGATTCGGATTCTTTGCAACCAGTATTATTATTTTAACTGCAGGAACAATGTTCGTAATGTGGTTAGGAGAACGTATTACTGATAAAGGAATTGGAAACGGTATTTCATTGATCATCATGATCGGTATTATTGCCCGTCTTCCACAGAACCTGATTGCAGAATTCGTATCGCGTTTAGAAGCTTCAAGCGGTAGCGGTGGTTTGGTGATGTTGCTAATAGAATTTGTTGTATTGTTCTTTGTATTTGCCGGTACAATTTTATTGGTTCAGGGTACTCGTCGTATTCCTGTTCAGTATGCCAAAAGAATTGTAGGTAATAAGCAATACGGCGGAGTTCGTCAATATATTCCGTTAAAGGTAAATGCAGCTGGTGTGATGCCTATCATTTTTGCACAGGCTATCATGTTTATTCCGGTAACTTTTGCAGGTTTCGTAGATAGCGAAGCAGCAACCGGATTTGCAGCTATTTTTGCCAACTTTACCGGATTTTGGTATAACTTGATTTTTGCATTAATGATTATTGCTTTCACTTATTTCTACACTGCAATAACTATTAATCCTACGCAAATGGCAGAAGATATGAAACGCAATGGTGGATTTATCCCTGGTATTAAGCCTGGAAGAAAAACCGTTGAGTTCCTGGATTCAGTAATGTCAAAAATTACTCTTCCTGGTTCAGTATTGCTAGCCATTGTAGCTATCTTACCTGCTTTCGCAATGATGGCAGGTGTTGATCAGGGATTTGCTCATTTTTACGGAGGTACATCACTACTAATCCTGGTTGGTGTAGTTCTTGATACTTTGCAGCAGATCGAAAGTCATTTGTTGATGAGACATTATGACGGATTGACTAAGACGGGTAGGATTATGGGTAGAAGTTCTGGTGGAGCTGCCATTTATTAA